The Streptomyces aurantiacus genome includes a region encoding these proteins:
- a CDS encoding MGH1-like glycoside hydrolase domain-containing protein, whose amino-acid sequence MDRTTQLTARRATHPDPVRTHAPPPSSGRVGNSRAQEAVYDPAHRSAPLRLRAAQVLDSNWTGTSTVPSRSLYPHQWSWDSAFIAIGLRQLSPLRAQTELETLLDAQWDDGRIPHIVFNSSVPLDAYFPSPDFWRSSTAGRAAGAPRTVQTSGIVQPPVHALAVWLVHAADPGLSRARSFLPRMYPRLAAWHRYLLHRRDLGGGGLASVVHPWEQGMDNAPSWDAPLSRVTPAPARSFRRADLDHGAAEDRPTDLDYGRYVRLATDYRDGGYADGGHPAGGGGFAVEDPAFNALLIASEHALARIAGELGATGTARHARAERLTAALVDRLWAPAEGMFLCRDVRTDELIPERGVSGLVPLLLPALPRETAAALVRTLHGPHFGLGDTTRLVPSYDLTGHAFDPHRYWRGPAWFNTNWLLERGLRQHGEHARAHALRDALLETADTSGFAEYVDPYTGEACGALGFSWTAALTLDLLHEAPDAVHGTAREFGEDAEGGDLR is encoded by the coding sequence GTGGACCGCACAACCCAGCTCACCGCCCGCCGCGCCACACATCCTGATCCCGTACGCACCCACGCCCCGCCGCCTTCGTCCGGCCGCGTCGGGAACAGCCGGGCCCAGGAGGCCGTATACGATCCGGCCCACCGGTCGGCGCCGCTGCGCCTGCGGGCGGCCCAGGTGCTGGACAGCAACTGGACGGGCACGTCCACGGTGCCCTCGCGCAGCCTGTATCCGCACCAGTGGTCCTGGGACTCGGCGTTCATCGCGATCGGGCTGCGCCAGCTGTCGCCGCTGCGCGCCCAGACGGAGCTGGAGACGCTCCTCGACGCGCAGTGGGACGACGGACGGATCCCGCACATCGTCTTCAACTCCTCCGTCCCCCTCGACGCGTACTTCCCGAGCCCCGACTTCTGGCGTTCCTCGACCGCGGGGCGCGCCGCGGGCGCCCCGCGCACGGTACAGACCTCGGGCATCGTGCAGCCACCGGTGCACGCCCTCGCCGTGTGGCTGGTGCACGCCGCCGACCCGGGTCTGTCACGGGCGCGGTCCTTCCTCCCCCGGATGTACCCGCGCCTCGCGGCCTGGCACCGCTACCTGCTGCACCGCCGCGACCTCGGCGGCGGCGGTCTCGCCTCGGTGGTCCACCCGTGGGAACAGGGCATGGACAACGCACCGAGCTGGGACGCGCCGCTCTCCCGCGTCACGCCCGCCCCGGCCCGCTCCTTCCGCCGCGCCGACCTGGACCACGGCGCCGCCGAGGACCGGCCGACGGACCTGGACTACGGCCGGTACGTACGTCTGGCGACGGACTACCGGGACGGCGGGTACGCGGACGGCGGACACCCGGCCGGCGGCGGTGGTTTCGCCGTGGAGGACCCGGCGTTCAACGCCCTGCTGATCGCCTCCGAACACGCGCTCGCGCGCATCGCCGGGGAACTGGGTGCCACGGGAACCGCCCGGCACGCGCGCGCGGAGCGGCTCACGGCCGCGCTGGTGGACCGGCTGTGGGCTCCCGCGGAGGGCATGTTCCTCTGCCGGGACGTGCGCACCGACGAGCTGATCCCCGAGCGCGGGGTCTCCGGCCTCGTCCCGCTGCTCCTGCCGGCCCTCCCCCGTGAGACGGCCGCGGCACTCGTCCGGACGCTGCACGGGCCGCACTTCGGGCTGGGCGACACCACACGGCTCGTCCCGAGCTACGACCTGACCGGGCACGCCTTCGATCCGCACCGGTACTGGCGCGGTCCTGCCTGGTTCAACACCAACTGGCTGCTGGAGCGCGGGCTCAGGCAGCACGGGGAGCACGCCCGCGCGCACGCACTGCGCGACGCCCTGCTGGAGACGGCGGACACGTCCGGGTTCGCCGAGTACGTGGACCCGTACACCGGCGAGGCCTGCGGAGCGCTCGGCTTCAGCTGGACCGCGGCGCTGACCCTGGACCTGCTGCACGAGGCACCCGACGCGGTGCACGGCACGGCGCGAGAGTTCGGCGAGGACGCCGAGGGAGGAGACCTGCGATGA
- a CDS encoding ROK family protein, giving the protein MATRAQKTGSQASSGDLLELVRSGRAITRGALQQVTGLSRATVGQRLDRLFRAGWLREGAAGPVDSPLGGRPSVRLEFDDSHAVVLAADLDTRHARAAVLSLTGELLAEHAGPLLVEDGPDAVLGELGRWFGELLEKAGHRPGEVCGIGLAVPGPVDLGTGRVVQPPIMPGWDGYDIRGRLTRAFTEHTGAGAVPVLVDNDANLMAYGEQRTGHPDCSAFVLVKVSTGIGAGVVVGGTIYRGIDGGAGDIGHIRVPEGADALCRCGSYGCLAAVASGGAVARRLAETGVPAASGSDVRDLLTSGHPGAAAFAREAGRHVGDVLATVVTLLNPGVLMIAGDLAGTPFLTGVRELLYQRALPRSTARLEVVTSRLGERAGLVGAGALVVEHLYAPERVEERLLAMGV; this is encoded by the coding sequence ATGGCCACAAGGGCCCAGAAGACCGGGAGTCAGGCGAGCTCCGGTGACCTGCTGGAGCTGGTGCGCAGCGGACGGGCCATCACCCGTGGGGCGTTGCAGCAGGTCACGGGACTGTCCCGGGCCACGGTCGGGCAGCGGCTCGACCGGCTCTTCCGGGCCGGCTGGCTGCGCGAGGGCGCCGCGGGTCCGGTGGACTCGCCGCTCGGCGGCCGCCCTTCGGTTCGGCTGGAGTTCGACGACTCCCACGCCGTCGTCCTCGCCGCCGACCTCGACACCCGGCACGCGCGCGCCGCCGTGCTGTCCCTGACGGGTGAACTGCTGGCCGAGCACGCGGGACCACTGCTCGTCGAGGACGGCCCGGACGCGGTGCTCGGCGAGCTGGGCCGCTGGTTCGGCGAACTGCTGGAGAAGGCCGGGCACCGGCCGGGGGAGGTGTGCGGCATCGGGCTCGCCGTGCCGGGTCCCGTCGACCTCGGCACCGGCCGGGTCGTCCAGCCGCCGATCATGCCCGGCTGGGACGGCTACGACATAAGAGGGCGCCTCACCCGGGCCTTCACCGAGCACACGGGCGCCGGGGCCGTCCCGGTCCTGGTGGACAACGACGCCAACCTCATGGCGTACGGGGAGCAGCGCACCGGCCACCCCGACTGCTCGGCCTTCGTCCTGGTGAAGGTCTCCACCGGTATCGGCGCCGGGGTGGTCGTAGGAGGCACGATCTACCGGGGCATCGACGGAGGTGCCGGCGACATCGGGCACATCCGGGTGCCGGAAGGCGCCGACGCGCTGTGCAGGTGCGGGTCGTACGGCTGTCTCGCCGCCGTCGCCAGCGGGGGCGCCGTGGCCCGCAGACTGGCGGAGACCGGGGTTCCGGCGGCGTCGGGCTCGGACGTGCGCGACCTGCTCACCTCCGGGCACCCGGGCGCGGCCGCGTTCGCGCGGGAGGCCGGGCGGCACGTCGGCGACGTCCTGGCGACCGTGGTGACCCTGCTCAACCCGGGCGTCCTCATGATCGCCGGGGATCTGGCCGGAACGCCGTTCCTCACCGGTGTCCGCGAACTGCTCTACCAGCGCGCACTGCCCCGCTCCACCGCCCGGCTGGAGGTGGTCACGTCCCGGCTCGGTGAACGAGCGGGCCTGGTCGGAGCGGGTGCGCTGGTCGTGGAGCACCTGTACGCGCCCGAGCGGGTCGAGGAGCGGCTGCTCGCCATGGGTGTCTGA
- the ppdK gene encoding pyruvate, phosphate dikinase, whose protein sequence is MSENKDPHVAETGDSGLEGVKFVYDFTEGNKELKDLLGGKGANLAEMTNLGLPVPPGFTISTEACKTYLDSGEEPAALRDEVSAHLDALEAKMGKKLGQADDPLLVSVRSGAKFSMPGMMDTVLNIGLSDKSVQGLAKQAGDDRFAWDSYRRLIQMFGKTVLGVDGDLFEEALEAAKHTKKVAVDTDLEAADLKKLVTKFKKIVKTEAGRDFPQDPREQMDLAIHAVFDSWNTDRAKLYRRQERIPGDLGTAVNVCSMVFGNLGPDSGTGVAFTRDPASGHRGVYGDYLQNAQGEDVVAGIRNTVPLAELEQIDKKSYDQLMQIMATLENHYRDLCDIEFTIERGQLWMLQTRVGKRTAGAAFRIATQLVDQGLIDEAEALQRVTGAQLAQLMFPRFDDEAKVEKVGRGIAASPGAAVGKAVFDSYTAVKWSRSGEKVILVRRETNPDDLDGMIAAEGILTSRGGKTSHAAVVARGMGKTCVCGAEELEVDTKRRRMTVPGGHVVEEGDVISIDGSSGKVYLGEVPVVPSPVVEYFEGRMHAGANDADELVEAVHRIMAFADRKRRLRVRANADNAEDAMRARRFGAQGIGLCRTEHMFLGDRRELVERLILADTEAEREESLKALLPLQKQDFVELFSAMDGLPVTVRLLDPPLHEFLPDITELSVRVALAESRQEPHENELRLLQAVHRLHEQNPMLGLRGVRLGLVIPGLFTMQVRAIAEAAAERKTAKGDPRAEIMIPLVGTVQELEIVREEADEVIAEVEAATGVQLKLSIGTMIELPRAALTAGQIAEAAQFFSFGTNDLTQTVWGFSRDDVEASFFTAYLEKGIFGVSPFETIDRDGVGSLVKLAVEAGRATRPDLKLGVCGEHGGDPESVHFFHEVGLDYVSCSPFRIPVARLEAGRAASSSQGSDHR, encoded by the coding sequence GTGTCGGAAAACAAAGATCCCCACGTAGCTGAGACCGGCGACAGCGGCCTCGAGGGCGTGAAGTTCGTCTATGACTTCACCGAAGGCAACAAGGAACTCAAGGATCTCCTCGGCGGCAAGGGTGCCAACCTCGCCGAGATGACCAACCTGGGCCTTCCCGTCCCTCCGGGCTTCACGATCTCGACCGAGGCCTGTAAGACCTACCTCGACAGCGGCGAGGAGCCGGCGGCACTGCGTGACGAGGTGAGTGCACACCTCGACGCGCTCGAAGCGAAGATGGGCAAGAAGCTCGGCCAGGCCGACGACCCGCTGCTGGTCTCCGTCCGTTCCGGGGCGAAGTTCTCCATGCCGGGCATGATGGACACCGTCCTGAACATCGGCCTCTCCGACAAGTCCGTGCAGGGCCTGGCCAAGCAGGCCGGAGACGACCGCTTCGCGTGGGACTCGTACCGCCGTCTCATCCAGATGTTCGGCAAGACGGTCCTCGGCGTCGACGGCGACCTCTTCGAGGAGGCGCTGGAGGCGGCCAAGCACACCAAGAAGGTCGCGGTCGACACCGACCTCGAAGCGGCCGACCTCAAGAAGCTCGTCACCAAGTTCAAGAAGATCGTCAAGACCGAGGCCGGGCGGGACTTCCCGCAGGACCCGCGCGAGCAGATGGACCTCGCCATCCACGCGGTCTTCGACTCCTGGAACACGGACCGCGCGAAGCTCTACCGCCGCCAGGAGCGCATCCCGGGCGACCTGGGCACGGCCGTCAACGTCTGTTCCATGGTCTTCGGCAACCTCGGCCCCGACTCGGGCACCGGCGTCGCCTTCACCCGGGACCCGGCCTCCGGCCACCGGGGCGTGTACGGCGACTACCTGCAGAACGCCCAGGGCGAGGACGTGGTCGCGGGTATCCGCAACACCGTCCCGCTCGCCGAGCTGGAGCAGATCGACAAGAAGTCGTACGACCAGCTGATGCAGATCATGGCGACGCTGGAGAACCACTACAGGGACCTCTGCGACATCGAGTTCACCATCGAGCGCGGGCAGCTGTGGATGCTCCAGACCCGCGTCGGCAAGCGGACGGCCGGTGCCGCCTTCCGTATCGCCACGCAGCTCGTGGACCAGGGACTCATCGACGAGGCCGAGGCGCTCCAGCGCGTCACCGGTGCCCAGCTCGCGCAGCTGATGTTCCCGCGCTTCGACGACGAGGCGAAGGTGGAGAAGGTCGGCCGGGGCATCGCGGCCTCGCCGGGCGCCGCCGTGGGCAAGGCGGTCTTCGACTCGTACACGGCCGTGAAGTGGTCCCGGTCCGGAGAGAAGGTCATCCTGGTCCGCCGTGAGACGAACCCCGACGACCTCGACGGCATGATCGCGGCCGAGGGCATCCTCACCTCGCGCGGCGGCAAGACCTCCCACGCGGCCGTCGTGGCGCGTGGCATGGGCAAGACCTGCGTGTGCGGCGCGGAGGAGCTCGAGGTCGACACCAAGCGCCGCCGGATGACGGTCCCCGGCGGTCACGTCGTCGAGGAGGGCGACGTCATCTCCATCGACGGCTCCAGCGGCAAGGTGTACCTGGGCGAGGTGCCCGTCGTGCCCTCCCCGGTCGTGGAGTACTTCGAGGGCCGGATGCACGCCGGCGCCAACGACGCCGACGAGCTGGTCGAGGCCGTGCACCGGATCATGGCGTTCGCCGACCGCAAGCGCCGCCTGCGGGTGCGCGCCAACGCGGACAACGCCGAGGACGCGATGCGCGCCCGCCGCTTCGGTGCCCAGGGCATCGGTCTGTGCCGTACGGAGCACATGTTCCTCGGCGACCGCCGTGAGCTGGTCGAGCGCCTGATCCTCGCGGACACGGAGGCCGAGCGCGAGGAGTCGCTGAAGGCGCTCCTTCCGCTCCAGAAGCAGGACTTCGTGGAGCTGTTCTCGGCGATGGACGGCCTCCCGGTCACCGTCCGCCTCCTGGACCCGCCGCTGCACGAGTTCCTGCCCGACATCACCGAACTGTCGGTCCGTGTGGCGCTGGCGGAGTCCCGTCAGGAGCCCCACGAGAACGAACTGCGCCTCCTGCAGGCCGTCCACCGCCTGCACGAGCAGAACCCGATGCTGGGGCTGCGCGGCGTGCGCCTCGGCCTGGTCATCCCCGGCCTGTTCACCATGCAGGTACGGGCCATCGCCGAGGCCGCGGCCGAGCGCAAGACCGCCAAGGGCGACCCGCGCGCGGAGATCATGATCCCGCTCGTCGGCACGGTCCAGGAGCTGGAGATCGTCCGCGAGGAGGCCGACGAGGTCATCGCGGAGGTCGAGGCGGCCACGGGCGTCCAGCTGAAGCTCTCCATCGGCACGATGATCGAGCTGCCGCGCGCCGCGCTGACCGCCGGTCAGATCGCCGAGGCGGCGCAGTTCTTCTCCTTCGGCACGAACGACCTGACCCAGACGGTGTGGGGCTTCAGCCGCGACGACGTGGAGGCCTCGTTCTTCACGGCCTACCTGGAGAAGGGCATCTTCGGCGTCAGCCCGTTCGAGACGATCGACCGCGACGGCGTCGGTTCCCTGGTGAAGCTGGCGGTGGAGGCCGGCCGCGCCACCCGCCCCGACCTGAAGCTCGGCGTCTGCGGGGAGCACGGCGGCGACCCGGAGTCGGTCCACTTCTTCCACGAGGTGGGACTCGACTACGTCTCCTGCTCGCCGTTCCGCATCCCGGTGGCGCGCCTGGAGGCGGGCCGTGCGGCCTCCTCCTCGCAGGGGAGCGACCACCGGTAG
- a CDS encoding LAETG motif-containing sortase-dependent surface protein, protein MNLIRKPAAVALAALALAVLPATAEAHDGDGAFKNCTEAYAKGHANIARGDKHYGDHLDRDQDGVGCDKPPAGFVAAQDEGADDAEDSSSAPAEQQGTDLAETGGSGVTSYLAGGGAVVLLAGGGLLVAARRRGNSG, encoded by the coding sequence GTGAACCTGATCCGCAAGCCCGCCGCCGTGGCCCTCGCCGCACTGGCCCTGGCCGTCCTGCCGGCCACCGCCGAGGCCCACGACGGCGACGGGGCGTTCAAGAACTGCACCGAGGCGTACGCGAAGGGGCACGCCAACATCGCCAGGGGCGACAAGCACTACGGCGACCATCTCGACCGGGACCAGGACGGCGTCGGCTGCGACAAGCCGCCCGCCGGTTTCGTCGCCGCGCAGGACGAGGGCGCGGACGACGCCGAGGACAGTTCCTCCGCCCCCGCCGAGCAGCAGGGCACGGACCTGGCCGAGACCGGTGGCAGCGGCGTCACGTCGTACCTCGCGGGCGGCGGGGCGGTCGTCCTCCTCGCGGGCGGCGGCCTGCTGGTCGCGGCCCGCAGGCGCGGCAACTCCGGCTGA
- a CDS encoding alkaline phosphatase PhoX gives MERRTLLRAAVLGGSSAVLGGTLWRGAAYAAPAQPGPGPYGALGPADANGVRLPSGFTSRVIARSGRTVSGTSYTWHNAPDGGACYADGAGWIYVSNSEINPSGGASAVKFSSTGTVTGAYRVLSGTRQNCAGGRTPWNTWLSCEEVSLGYVYETDPWGVNAAVRRDAMGRFKHEAAAADPVRKVVYLTEDETNGCLYRFVPTTWGSLATGTLQVMVAGSATSGSFTWANVPDPDGSPTTTRTQVSGSKKFNGGEGCHYADDTVWFTTKGDNRVWQLNLATNTYELAYDDSLVTSGTAPLTGVDNITGTSSGDLFVAEDGGTMEICVITPADVIAPFLRLDGQSGSEITGPAFSPDGTRLYFSSQRGTSGSSSGGITYEVKGPFRS, from the coding sequence GTGGAACGTCGTACCCTCCTGCGCGCGGCCGTCCTCGGCGGTTCGTCGGCCGTCCTCGGCGGAACCCTGTGGCGCGGCGCCGCGTACGCCGCGCCCGCCCAGCCCGGCCCGGGCCCGTACGGGGCACTCGGCCCGGCGGACGCGAACGGTGTCAGACTGCCGAGCGGTTTCACCAGCCGGGTGATCGCCAGATCGGGCCGGACGGTGTCCGGCACCTCGTACACCTGGCACAACGCCCCTGACGGCGGGGCCTGTTACGCCGACGGAGCCGGCTGGATCTACGTGTCCAACTCGGAGATCAACCCGTCGGGCGGCGCGAGCGCGGTCAAGTTCTCCTCGACGGGGACGGTCACCGGCGCGTACCGCGTCCTGTCCGGCACCCGGCAGAACTGCGCGGGCGGCAGAACTCCGTGGAACACCTGGCTGTCCTGCGAGGAGGTGTCCCTCGGATACGTCTACGAGACCGACCCGTGGGGTGTGAACGCGGCCGTGCGCCGGGACGCCATGGGCCGCTTCAAGCACGAGGCGGCCGCCGCAGACCCGGTGCGCAAAGTGGTCTACCTGACGGAGGACGAGACGAACGGCTGCCTCTACCGCTTCGTACCGACGACCTGGGGCAGCCTCGCCACCGGCACCCTCCAGGTCATGGTCGCCGGGTCGGCCACCTCCGGCTCCTTCACCTGGGCGAACGTGCCCGACCCGGACGGCTCCCCCACCACGACGCGTACCCAGGTCTCCGGCTCGAAGAAGTTCAACGGCGGCGAGGGCTGCCACTACGCCGACGACACCGTCTGGTTCACCACCAAGGGCGACAACCGTGTCTGGCAGCTCAATCTGGCCACCAACACCTACGAACTCGCGTACGACGACTCGCTCGTGACCTCGGGCACGGCTCCGCTGACCGGCGTCGACAACATCACCGGGACCTCCTCGGGCGACCTGTTCGTCGCGGAGGACGGCGGCACCATGGAGATCTGTGTGATCACGCCCGCCGACGTGATCGCCCCGTTCCTCCGCCTCGACGGCCAGTCCGGCTCCGAGATCACCGGCCCCGCCTTCTCCCCCGACGGCACCCGCCTCTACTTCTCCAGCCAGCGCGGCACCAGCGGCAGTTCGTCCGGCGGCATCACGTACGAGGTGAAGGGGCCGTTCCGCTCGTAG
- a CDS encoding oxidoreductase: MAGWSANDIPEQSGRTAIVTGANSGIGYVTARELARRGARVVLACRSESRGTEAADRLTDEVPDADVQFVRLDLGDLDSVREFAAAYGSAHDRLDVLVNNAGVMALPQGRTVDGFETQFGVNHLGHFALTGLLLPTLLTTPGARAVSLSSTMHATANIDINDLNSEQKYGRWTAYSRSKTANLLFVHELARRLAAAGSDVVAAAAHPGYAATNLQTAGPRMEGRRVSQRFMETGNRFFAQSAEAGALPTLYAATAPGVRPDSFTGPSFLGWRGSPAKSWRAKWTLNDTAGQRLWEESERLTGVTYDALKA; the protein is encoded by the coding sequence ATGGCCGGCTGGAGCGCGAACGACATACCCGAGCAGAGCGGCCGCACGGCCATCGTCACCGGGGCGAACAGCGGGATCGGGTACGTCACCGCCCGCGAACTGGCCCGGCGGGGCGCCCGGGTCGTCCTCGCCTGCCGCAGCGAGAGCCGCGGAACCGAGGCCGCCGACCGCCTGACCGACGAAGTGCCGGACGCGGACGTGCAGTTCGTACGTCTGGACCTCGGGGACCTTGACTCCGTACGGGAGTTCGCGGCGGCGTACGGCAGCGCGCACGACCGACTCGACGTGCTCGTCAACAACGCGGGCGTGATGGCGCTCCCGCAGGGCCGCACGGTGGACGGCTTCGAGACGCAGTTCGGGGTCAACCACCTCGGCCACTTCGCGCTCACCGGGCTGCTGCTGCCGACCCTGCTCACCACGCCCGGCGCACGCGCGGTGAGTCTGTCCAGCACCATGCACGCGACGGCGAACATCGACATCAACGACCTCAACAGCGAGCAGAAGTACGGGCGTTGGACCGCATACAGCCGATCCAAGACGGCCAACCTGCTGTTCGTGCACGAGTTGGCCCGTCGGCTCGCCGCCGCCGGCTCCGACGTCGTGGCGGCGGCCGCGCATCCCGGTTACGCCGCCACCAACCTCCAGACCGCGGGCCCGAGGATGGAGGGCCGCCGAGTCTCCCAGCGGTTCATGGAGACGGGCAACCGCTTCTTCGCGCAGTCCGCGGAGGCGGGCGCCCTCCCCACGCTGTACGCGGCGACCGCTCCCGGCGTACGCCCGGACTCCTTCACCGGCCCTTCGTTCCTGGGCTGGCGCGGTTCCCCCGCGAAGTCGTGGCGCGCGAAGTGGACACTCAACGACACGGCGGGGCAACGGCTCTGGGAGGAGTCGGAGCGGCTGACGGGAGTCACGTACGACGCTCTGAAGGCGTGA
- a CDS encoding SulP family inorganic anion transporter, whose translation MATEITASLVVFLVALPLCIGVAVASGVPAELGIISGVIGGLVVGAARGSTLQVSGPAAGLAALVAETVLQYGVAMLGVIVLGAGILQIVLGLVRLGRIFQAISLAVVQGMLAGIGLPLMFSQLYPMSDSKAPGTPVENMAGLPGLIADTVTNPDALVAAGLGAATIALSFLWKGMPGPVKKVPAALVAVGIGIGVASLPGVDVQTLQVGNLLASVDVPGPKEFAGLADVGIITAILTFTVIASAESLFTAAAVDRMHSGPRTRYNPELIAQGAGNTVAGLLGALPITAVVARSSANVQAGAKTRLSRTLHGLWLLAFALLLPQVLALIPISVLAGVLVHSGWKLFAPAEFPKMWRQDRGEFAVMTLTTLVIVATALLEGVLFGLAAGIVLAALRMSQTVIKQHLEEDTAKVVMAGNATFLRLPQLIEALEAAAEAGRPRIRLDLTGVTHLDHACRSQVEEFVAQQRGLGLRVELLMPGPAKPAGTPTGVADTAVGEHVPSPAHPAGNAPPGQPYAPPATVPAPGPSPTAEWFYLDTRPMPEEYPIRPEEYVSR comes from the coding sequence CTGGCCACCGAGATCACCGCCTCGCTCGTCGTCTTCCTCGTCGCTCTCCCTCTGTGCATCGGCGTCGCCGTGGCCTCCGGCGTCCCCGCCGAACTGGGCATCATCTCCGGTGTCATCGGCGGTCTGGTCGTCGGCGCGGCTCGTGGCAGCACCCTCCAGGTCAGCGGTCCCGCGGCCGGGTTGGCGGCCCTCGTCGCGGAGACCGTCCTCCAGTACGGCGTGGCCATGCTCGGTGTGATCGTCCTCGGCGCCGGCATCCTGCAGATCGTTCTCGGCCTGGTCCGGCTCGGCCGGATCTTCCAGGCGATCTCCCTGGCCGTCGTCCAGGGCATGCTCGCGGGCATCGGACTGCCGCTGATGTTCAGCCAGCTCTATCCGATGTCCGACTCCAAGGCCCCCGGCACCCCGGTCGAGAACATGGCCGGTCTCCCCGGGCTGATCGCCGACACGGTGACGAACCCCGACGCGCTCGTCGCCGCGGGACTCGGTGCGGCCACCATCGCCCTGAGCTTCCTGTGGAAGGGGATGCCCGGCCCGGTGAAGAAGGTCCCGGCCGCGCTCGTGGCCGTCGGGATCGGCATCGGCGTCGCCTCCCTGCCGGGCGTGGACGTGCAGACGCTCCAGGTGGGCAACCTGCTCGCCTCCGTCGACGTACCCGGCCCGAAGGAGTTCGCCGGCCTCGCCGACGTCGGGATCATCACCGCGATCCTCACCTTCACGGTGATCGCCTCGGCGGAGAGCCTCTTCACGGCCGCCGCCGTGGACCGCATGCACAGCGGGCCGCGCACCCGCTACAACCCGGAACTCATCGCCCAGGGCGCCGGAAACACGGTGGCGGGCCTCCTCGGCGCGCTGCCCATCACGGCGGTGGTGGCCCGCAGTTCGGCGAACGTCCAGGCGGGCGCCAAGACCCGCCTCTCCCGCACACTCCACGGCCTGTGGCTGCTCGCCTTCGCGCTGCTCCTGCCCCAGGTACTGGCCCTGATCCCGATCTCCGTCCTCGCGGGCGTCCTCGTCCACAGCGGCTGGAAGCTCTTCGCGCCCGCGGAGTTCCCGAAGATGTGGCGCCAGGACCGGGGCGAGTTCGCGGTGATGACGCTCACCACCCTGGTCATCGTGGCGACCGCGCTGCTCGAAGGTGTCCTCTTCGGCCTCGCCGCGGGGATCGTCCTGGCCGCGCTGCGGATGTCCCAGACCGTCATCAAGCAGCATCTGGAGGAGGACACCGCCAAGGTCGTCATGGCGGGCAACGCCACGTTCCTGCGGCTGCCCCAGCTGATCGAGGCCCTGGAGGCCGCCGCCGAGGCGGGCAGGCCGCGTATCCGGCTCGACCTGACGGGGGTGACCCACCTCGACCACGCCTGCCGCAGCCAGGTCGAGGAGTTCGTCGCGCAGCAACGAGGGCTCGGGCTGCGCGTGGAGCTGCTGATGCCGGGTCCGGCGAAGCCTGCGGGTACGCCGACGGGCGTGGCGGACACGGCGGTTGGTGAGCATGTGCCCTCACCGGCTCACCCGGCAGGCAACGCGCCTCCCGGGCAGCCGTACGCGCCCCCGGCCACGGTCCCGGCTCCGGGCCCGAGCCCTACCGCCGAGTGGTTCTATCTCGACACCCGGCCCATGCCCGAGGAGTACCCGATCCGGCCGGAGGAGTACGTCTCCCGCTGA